TTCAACGCGTACACCGCGAAGCCGACGTAGCGCCAGCCGGCGTCCGCCGGTGTGATGTCGACGATCTTGCCCGTCGTCCCTGACGGTTTTCTCAGTAAACTGCTCATGGGTTCTTCCTCCCGAGGGCCGCGAGGCCGTGTCAAACCCGCGCGGCATGAACACTATGAATAGGTCATTCCCGCTTGCCAGGCTGTGTCAAGACCCGTGAGGCGGGACCCTACGGAACGTCATTCCCGCGGAAGCGGCTGTGTCAAGACTCGTGAGCCTACGGTCCCCCGAAGAGTCATTCCCGCGGAAGCGGGAATCCAGGGGCGGTGGTGGGGCACGACAGGGGCGTTTCTCCGCCTCCCCACCCCTGGATTCCCGCTTCCGCGGGAATGACGTTCCGTTATGTGCGTGCCTCACGAGTTTGACACAGCCGCTTCCGCGGGAATGACGACTCGATGGGGCTCTGCCTCATCAGCCTTGACACAGCCTGTTGCACGGGGATGACGTACTCGTAGCATTAGTCCAACCCCGCTTCCCGTGCCATGGCGCGAAGCGTCTTCAGTGCCAACGTCTGATAGTATACCGGATCGCGTTGCGCCGGGTCCTGCTCGGCCTCCGCGATGAGCCAGCCCGAGTAGCGGTGGCGCGCGGCGATGCGCAGCACCGCGGGGAAGTCCACGCAGCCCTCTTCGTCACCCGGTACCGTGAACACGCCGAGCCGGACAGCTTGAAGGAATGACAGCCCCTCCGCAAGCGCCTTGTCGCGGATGGCGGCACGAACGTTCTTGGCGTGAATGTGAACGATGCGGTCCATGTACCTTTCGGCGAGGGCCACCGGATCGGTGCCGGCGAAGGTCGCGTGTCCGGTGTCCAGAAGCAGCTTGGTGTTCGGTCCGGCGTGCGCCATGAAGGCCTCGACCTCGTCCAGGGTCTGCACCACCGTGCCCATGTGGTGATGGTAGGCCAGGTCGATGCCCAGGCCGCGGCAGTGGCTGGCCACGGCCTCGACGTCGGCGCAGAAGCCTTTCCAGCCGGACGCCGCGAGCTTCGGCCGATGGCCCAGCGGCGTGTCAGCCGCGCCGTGCACGGCACCGGTGCTTTCGCACGCGATGCACACCGTGCACCCCAAGGCCGCCAGCACTTCAAGGTGCGGCTGGATGGCCGCTTTCTCTTCCTCCACGGAGCGTTCGAGCAGCTTCAGCGAGTGCCACCCGGACACGTACGCCAGGCCGTAGCGGTCGAGGGTCGCCTTCAGGGTCGCCGCGTCGGAAGGGAACTTGTGGCCCTTCTCGATGCCCTCGAAGCCGATGCGGCCGGCGTCGCTCAGGCACTGCTCCAGCGGGATGTCGCCGCCCAGGCTGCGATCGTCGTCGTCGGACCAGGCGATGGGGTTGGTGCCGTAACGGATCACGCGGTTGTCCTCGTCCGGTCACTGGCGGGGATGACCGGCGGCGGGTCGAAACCGGGTCACGGCCGCCTCTTGGCTGGTCCCATCGGGGTCACGGACGCTTTCTCAGCGCCGCGACATAAGACTCGCGCGCCGCCGCCACCTCGGTCCGGTCCGACACCTCGGGGACGGCCACGTCCCACCAGTGGCCTCCGGCCTGAGTGCCGGCCAGTGGGTCGGTGTCGATGACGATCACGGAGGTCCGCTCGGCGGAGCGGGCCTCGACCAGGGAGGCTTCAAGCGACTCGATACCGTCCACGTGCGTCGCGATGGCTCCCATGGAAGCGGCATGGGCGGCGAAATCGATGGCCGACGGCGTCTGGTGCCGGGCGGTGTCCAGCAAGTTGTTGAAGCTGGCGCCCCCGGTGGCCAGTTGCAGCCGGTTGATGCAGCCGAACCCCCGGTTGTCCAGCACCACGACGGTGAGCTTGAGGCTCAGCATGACGCTGGTGGCCAGCTCCGAGTTCATCATCATGTACGACCCGTCGCCCACCACCACGACCACGTCGGCGTCCGGGCGCGCCATCTTGACTCCCAGGCCGCCGGCGATCTCGTAGCCCATGCAGGAGTACCCGTATTCCAGGTGGTAGTCGCCGCGGCGGGGCGAGCGCCACAGCTTGTGCAGCTCGCCGGGCAGGCCGCCGGCGGCGCACACGACGATGCCGTTGTCGGGCATGTTTCGCTGCACGGCACCGATGACCTGGGCGTCCGTGGGCAGGGCGTCACCCCCGGTTGCCGCGGTGACGGCGTCGACGGCGCGGTCCCAATCGCCCTTGAGCGCCGCGTGCGCCGGCGTAACAAGGCGATCGTCTGGATCGCGGTTGGGAGCGGCGGAAGGCGTAATCCGGCGTGGCTTGAACTCCTCGCCCGGGGTGGCAACGACCCGATCCTCCAGCACGGCGTCCAGTTCCTCCAGGGTCGTCCTGGCGTCGCCCACCACGGCCACGGCGTCATGCTTGGTGGCGTCGAACGCCGCCGCGTTGATGGTGAGCAGCCTCACGTCCGGGTTCTGGAACAGGCTCCAGGAGCCGGTGGTGAAGTCTTGCAGGCGGGTTCCCACCGCGAGGATCAGGTCGGCGGTCCGGGCGATCGCGTTGGCGCTCTCGGCGCCGGTGACACCGATGGCGCCCACGCTGCACGGGTGTGTCCACGGCAGCGCCGACTTGCCCGCTTGGGTCTCGGCCACCGGGATGCCGTGGCGCTCGGCGAACGCGGCCAGTTTCTCGCACGCATCCGAGTAGTGCACGCCGCCGCCGGCGATGACGAGCGGCGCCTTGGCGGCCCGCAGGGCTTCCGCCGCGCGCGCCAGTTCCCCGGTGTCCGGCCGTTGCCGGCGCATGATCCAGGCCCGCGGCTCGAAGAACGTTTCGGGGTAGTCGTACGCTTCGGCCTGGACGTCCTGGCACAGGGAGAGGGTCACCGGGCCGCACCCGGCCGGGTCGATGAGCGTCGCCA
The sequence above is drawn from the Deltaproteobacteria bacterium genome and encodes:
- the iolE gene encoding myo-inosose-2 dehydratase; amino-acid sequence: MIRYGTNPIAWSDDDDRSLGGDIPLEQCLSDAGRIGFEGIEKGHKFPSDAATLKATLDRYGLAYVSGWHSLKLLERSVEEEKAAIQPHLEVLAALGCTVCIACESTGAVHGAADTPLGHRPKLAASGWKGFCADVEAVASHCRGLGIDLAYHHHMGTVVQTLDEVEAFMAHAGPNTKLLLDTGHATFAGTDPVALAERYMDRIVHIHAKNVRAAIRDKALAEGLSFLQAVRLGVFTVPGDEEGCVDFPAVLRIAARHRYSGWLIAEAEQDPAQRDPVYYQTLALKTLRAMAREAGLD
- a CDS encoding 3D-(3,5/4)-trihydroxycyclohexane-1,2-dione acylhydrolase (decyclizing) is translated as MSTIRMTAAQALVRYLSGQTNEEGERFVAGVWAIFGHGNVAGLGEALYQAGDALPTWRGHNEQGMAHAAIAFAKANNRKRAMAVTSSIGPGATNMVTAAAVAHVNRLPVLFLPGDVFANRLPDPVLQQVEDFADGTVSANDCFRPVCRYFDRITRPEQLLTALPRAMATLIDPAGCGPVTLSLCQDVQAEAYDYPETFFEPRAWIMRRQRPDTGELARAAEALRAAKAPLVIAGGGVHYSDACEKLAAFAERHGIPVAETQAGKSALPWTHPCSVGAIGVTGAESANAIARTADLILAVGTRLQDFTTGSWSLFQNPDVRLLTINAAAFDATKHDAVAVVGDARTTLEELDAVLEDRVVATPGEEFKPRRITPSAAPNRDPDDRLVTPAHAALKGDWDRAVDAVTAATGGDALPTDAQVIGAVQRNMPDNGIVVCAAGGLPGELHKLWRSPRRGDYHLEYGYSCMGYEIAGGLGVKMARPDADVVVVVGDGSYMMMNSELATSVMLSLKLTVVVLDNRGFGCINRLQLATGGASFNNLLDTARHQTPSAIDFAAHAASMGAIATHVDGIESLEASLVEARSAERTSVIVIDTDPLAGTQAGGHWWDVAVPEVSDRTEVAAARESYVAALRKRP